The Microbispora sp. ZYX-F-249 genome has a segment encoding these proteins:
- a CDS encoding hemerythrin domain-containing protein: MSTATEQDVIDLLLAQHNQIKTRFAEVAAARGERRRELFNDLVRLLAVHEAAEEQVVHPAARSKAGEQVVEARLHEEDEAKRALSDLYDLGVDHPEFDARLAALEKAVVDHATHEEREEFPRLRQETSPERLRRMAGAVRAAEAISPTRPHPGAGESATANMLVGPPVAVFDKIRDVVRDWRQSNKD, translated from the coding sequence GTGAGCACTGCTACGGAACAGGACGTCATCGACCTGCTGCTGGCGCAGCACAACCAGATCAAGACCAGGTTCGCGGAGGTCGCCGCCGCGCGGGGCGAGCGCAGACGTGAGCTGTTCAACGACCTCGTACGGCTGCTGGCGGTGCACGAGGCGGCGGAGGAGCAGGTCGTGCACCCGGCGGCGCGGTCGAAGGCGGGCGAACAGGTCGTCGAGGCCCGGCTGCACGAGGAGGACGAGGCCAAACGCGCCCTGTCCGACCTGTACGACCTCGGCGTCGACCACCCCGAGTTCGACGCCCGGCTGGCCGCCCTGGAGAAGGCGGTCGTCGACCACGCCACGCACGAGGAGCGGGAGGAGTTCCCCCGGCTGCGTCAGGAGACCTCCCCCGAGCGGCTGCGCCGCATGGCCGGTGCGGTCCGGGCCGCCGAGGCGATCTCGCCGACCAGGCCCCACCCGGGCGCCGGAGAGTCCGCCACCGCGAACATGCTGGTCGGCCCGCCGGTGGCCGTGTTCGACAAGATCCGCGACGTCGTACGGGACTGGCGGCAGTCGAACAAGGACTGA
- a CDS encoding DedA family protein translates to MDAIINWLWGLPGTVLYAAVAALVFAEDALFVGFVVPGETAAVLGGVLASQGRLSVYWLGLVVTLAAIAGDSAGYFVGRRLGPRVLDVRVLRRRRHRVERAQVLMRRWGPQAVFFARFAAFLRAMMPALAGVSRMSYRRFFLFNVLGGVLWGVGYTLLGFFAGAAYEQVQSAVGGAVAAVLAAVVVTAVVVWRVRRHRGGP, encoded by the coding sequence GTGGACGCGATCATCAACTGGCTCTGGGGCCTGCCGGGAACGGTGCTGTACGCGGCAGTGGCGGCGCTGGTCTTCGCCGAGGACGCCCTGTTCGTGGGGTTCGTCGTGCCGGGGGAGACGGCCGCCGTGCTGGGCGGCGTGCTCGCCAGTCAGGGCAGACTGTCGGTGTACTGGCTGGGGCTCGTGGTGACGCTCGCCGCGATAGCCGGCGACAGCGCGGGCTACTTCGTCGGCCGCCGCCTCGGCCCCAGGGTCCTGGACGTACGGGTCCTGCGCCGCCGTCGCCACCGCGTGGAGAGGGCACAGGTGCTGATGCGCCGGTGGGGCCCTCAGGCGGTGTTCTTCGCTCGGTTCGCCGCGTTCCTGCGCGCCATGATGCCGGCCCTGGCAGGGGTCTCGCGGATGAGCTACCGGCGGTTCTTCCTGTTCAACGTCCTGGGCGGGGTGCTCTGGGGAGTCGGTTACACCCTTCTGGGCTTCTTCGCCGGGGCGGCGTACGAGCAGGTGCAGTCGGCCGTCGGCGGTGCGGTCGCGGCCGTTCTCGCCGCGGTCGTCGTGACCGCCGTGGTCGTGTGGCGCGTCCGGCGGCACCGGGGCGGGCCGTAG
- a CDS encoding cytochrome P450, which translates to MSDDEQVLGYPIPNDAALDPPAEWAGLRATCPVARVTLPSGDAATLLTRYEDVKQVLADPRFTRRLDAPDAARLSADGGGVFSGELAAILPDSGEEHQHWRRLVGRWFTAKRMTAMRPAMIEIAEDLVDDMVKRGSPGDLRASLGFPLPVYVICDMLGVPAADRDRFSYWSDTLLNLTRYGRAETEAAQGEFFQYMSDLVTAKRAEPGDDLLSELITAGGPENGGLPDVQVLVTGMALLVAGHETTANMIGKMAAMLLADRSRWERLLADPSLIRTTVEESLRFDANAGFGLPRYLNAETEVSGMVLPPGTTVVCSMAAANRDETAFENAGDMDLTRSPNPHLAFGSGAHSCLGQALARTELQVVLEVLLRRLPTLELAVPVEELERVEGLAVGGLREVPVRW; encoded by the coding sequence ATGAGCGACGACGAGCAGGTCCTGGGCTACCCGATCCCCAACGACGCGGCGCTGGACCCGCCCGCCGAGTGGGCCGGGCTGCGCGCCACGTGCCCGGTCGCCCGCGTCACGCTGCCCAGCGGCGACGCGGCGACGCTGCTGACCCGTTACGAGGACGTCAAGCAGGTGCTGGCCGACCCGCGCTTCACCCGCCGGCTCGACGCACCCGACGCCGCCCGGTTGTCCGCGGACGGCGGCGGGGTGTTCAGCGGCGAGCTGGCGGCGATCCTCCCCGACAGCGGCGAGGAGCACCAGCACTGGCGGCGCCTGGTCGGCAGGTGGTTCACGGCCAAGCGCATGACCGCCATGCGGCCGGCGATGATCGAGATCGCCGAGGATCTCGTGGACGACATGGTCAAGCGCGGCTCGCCCGGCGACCTCAGGGCGAGCCTCGGCTTCCCGCTGCCGGTCTACGTCATCTGCGACATGCTCGGCGTGCCCGCCGCCGACCGGGACCGGTTCTCCTACTGGTCCGACACGCTGCTCAACCTGACCCGCTACGGCAGGGCCGAGACCGAGGCCGCCCAGGGGGAGTTCTTCCAGTACATGTCCGACCTCGTCACGGCCAAGCGCGCCGAGCCCGGCGACGACCTGCTGAGCGAGCTGATCACGGCAGGCGGCCCCGAGAACGGCGGGCTGCCCGACGTCCAGGTCCTGGTCACGGGCATGGCGCTGCTGGTCGCCGGGCACGAGACCACCGCCAACATGATCGGGAAGATGGCCGCCATGCTGCTGGCCGACCGCTCCCGGTGGGAGCGGCTGCTGGCCGACCCGTCGCTGATCCGCACCACGGTGGAGGAGTCGCTGCGCTTCGACGCCAACGCCGGCTTCGGCCTCCCCCGCTACCTGAACGCGGAGACCGAGGTCAGCGGCATGGTCCTGCCCCCCGGCACGACCGTGGTGTGCAGCATGGCCGCCGCCAACCGCGACGAGACCGCCTTCGAGAACGCCGGCGACATGGACCTGACCCGCAGCCCGAACCCCCACCTGGCTTTCGGCTCCGGCGCCCACTCCTGCCTGGGGCAGGCACTGGCCCGCACCGAGCTGCAGGTCGTCCTGGAGGTGCTGCTGCGCAGGCTGCCGACGCTTGAGCTGGCCGTGCCCGTGGAGGAGCTGGAACGCGTGGAAGGGCTCGCCGTCGGCGGCCTGCGCGAGGTCCCGGTCCGCTGGTGA
- a CDS encoding ferredoxin, protein MKVVVDEVKCCGAGQCVLIAPEVFDQRDEDGVVVLLEPEPAEDLHTAVREAAAVCPAAAIEVDEDS, encoded by the coding sequence ATGAAGGTCGTCGTCGACGAGGTCAAGTGCTGCGGCGCCGGGCAGTGCGTGCTGATCGCACCGGAGGTGTTCGACCAGCGCGACGAGGACGGCGTCGTCGTCCTGCTGGAGCCCGAGCCCGCCGAGGACCTGCACACCGCGGTCCGCGAGGCCGCCGCCGTCTGCCCCGCCGCCGCCATCGAGGTGGACGAGGACTCCTGA
- a CDS encoding YncE family protein: protein MHASALARLRRSLLAAAVAVAGAAVCGVPAAPASAAGGLREVMFVGNNWDGTADVIESSGEFARIGRINVIPDKARRLAEIYLNPIKLAFFLGIRQGPGEGHDQFVDDMYATPDGTAMVVSRPSFADVVSIDLTTGAIRWRFPVSGFRADHMAVSPDGTRVAVSASTSNTVHVLDIDTGRQLGSFRTGDKPHENIFTGGGRYIWNMSIGEVNNDFDSPSQDWLKGDRHITIADASTYKVVRTVDMRDRLDAFGRKDLSDAVRPAVFTPDESKLYFQVSFFNGFAEYDTATDTITRIKTLPKNPATGEDRTTWVNDSRHHGLSVNPAGDKLCVAATMDDYATVVDRATLREGPLVSASKPYWATVSGDGRACVISESGADRVTAIDFATGQKITSVPVGDHPQRVRIARVPAGWTPPAAG, encoded by the coding sequence ATGCACGCTTCGGCCCTCGCACGCCTGCGCAGATCCCTGCTCGCCGCCGCCGTGGCGGTCGCGGGCGCCGCCGTCTGCGGCGTTCCGGCCGCTCCCGCGAGCGCCGCCGGCGGACTGCGCGAGGTGATGTTCGTCGGCAACAACTGGGACGGCACCGCGGACGTCATCGAGTCGAGCGGGGAGTTCGCCAGGATCGGCCGGATCAACGTCATCCCCGACAAGGCCCGGCGGCTGGCCGAGATCTACCTCAACCCCATCAAGCTGGCCTTTTTCCTGGGCATCCGGCAGGGCCCCGGCGAGGGTCACGACCAGTTCGTCGACGACATGTACGCCACCCCGGACGGCACGGCCATGGTCGTCTCCCGCCCGAGCTTCGCCGACGTGGTGTCCATCGACCTGACCACCGGCGCGATCAGATGGCGCTTCCCGGTCTCCGGCTTCCGCGCCGACCACATGGCCGTGTCCCCCGACGGGACCCGGGTCGCCGTGTCGGCCTCCACATCCAACACCGTGCACGTCCTGGACATCGACACCGGCAGGCAGCTCGGCTCGTTCCGCACGGGGGACAAGCCGCACGAGAACATCTTCACCGGCGGCGGCAGGTACATCTGGAACATGTCGATCGGCGAGGTCAACAACGACTTCGACAGCCCGTCCCAGGACTGGCTGAAGGGCGACCGCCACATCACGATCGCGGACGCCTCGACGTACAAGGTCGTGCGGACCGTCGACATGCGCGACCGGCTGGACGCCTTCGGCCGCAAGGACCTGTCGGACGCGGTGCGGCCCGCCGTCTTCACCCCGGACGAGTCGAAGCTGTACTTCCAGGTCTCGTTCTTCAACGGCTTCGCCGAGTACGACACCGCCACCGACACGATCACCCGGATCAAGACCCTGCCGAAGAACCCGGCCACCGGCGAGGACCGCACCACCTGGGTCAACGACTCCCGGCACCACGGACTGTCGGTCAACCCCGCCGGCGACAAGCTCTGCGTCGCCGCGACGATGGACGACTACGCCACGGTCGTCGACCGGGCCACCCTGCGGGAGGGCCCGCTGGTGAGCGCGTCCAAGCCCTACTGGGCGACCGTCAGCGGCGACGGGCGGGCCTGCGTCATCTCCGAGAGCGGCGCCGACCGGGTCACCGCCATCGACTTCGCCACCGGGCAGAAGATCACCTCGGTGCCGGTCGGCGACCACCCGCAGCGCGTCCGCATCGCCCGCGTCCCGGCCGGCTGGACCCCTCCGGCCGCGGGCTGA
- a CDS encoding TetR/AcrR family transcriptional regulator → MAGRITPAAGRYGGRPAAERQAERRTRFLEAGLDLFGAGPGYRATRITDVCRAAGLSSRQFYEEFHTLEDLLAELHLYVNDVAQQAVLGVLPQVRHLEPIERCSRLFRAYAAGATADPRHTRIAFVEIIGVSPRLDRQRLDRRARWIAFLCEQLDDAADRGEIPARDFRVTAAAFIGAINGLMHDWAVGWVDATLDQIVDELLLMLLGRLQVPGEAGPA, encoded by the coding sequence GTGGCGGGCAGGATCACCCCGGCGGCGGGCCGGTACGGCGGCAGGCCGGCGGCCGAACGGCAGGCCGAGCGCCGCACGCGCTTCCTGGAGGCGGGCCTCGACCTGTTCGGCGCCGGGCCCGGCTACCGCGCCACGAGGATCACGGACGTGTGCCGCGCCGCCGGGCTGTCCAGCCGCCAGTTCTACGAGGAGTTCCACACGCTGGAGGACCTGCTGGCCGAGCTGCACCTGTACGTCAACGACGTCGCACAGCAGGCCGTCCTCGGCGTGCTCCCCCAGGTGCGGCACCTTGAGCCCATCGAACGCTGCAGCCGGCTGTTCCGCGCGTACGCCGCCGGAGCCACCGCCGACCCCCGCCACACCCGCATCGCCTTCGTGGAGATCATCGGCGTCAGCCCCCGCCTGGACCGCCAGCGCCTGGACCGCCGGGCCCGCTGGATAGCCTTCCTGTGCGAGCAGCTGGACGACGCCGCGGACCGCGGCGAGATCCCCGCTCGCGACTTCCGCGTCACGGCCGCCGCCTTCATCGGGGCCATCAACGGCCTGATGCACGACTGGGCCGTCGGCTGGGTCGACGCCACCCTCGATCAGATCGTCGACGAGCTCCTGCTCATGCTCCTGGGCCGCCTCCAGGTCCCCGGCGAAGCCGGCCCCGCTTGA